A section of the Xiphias gladius isolate SHS-SW01 ecotype Sanya breed wild chromosome 10, ASM1685928v1, whole genome shotgun sequence genome encodes:
- the zfyve28 gene encoding lateral signaling target protein 2 homolog isoform X3 — translation MPDTRTDPQLLAQFYYADEELNQVATELDSLDGRKDPQRCTLLVNQFRSCQDNVLNIINQIMDECIPNDRANRDFCVKFPEEIRHDNLAGQLWFGAECLAAGSIIMNREIESIAMRPLAKDLTRSLEEVRNISRDQALRDLNLYTDRMRDALRHFDSLFAEFELSYVSAMVPVKSPKEYYVQQEVIVLFCETVERALKLGYLTQDMIDDYEPALMFTIPRLAIVCGLVVYSEGPLNLHRKSEDMSELFRPFRTLLKKIRDLLQTLTEEELMTLERNLCISQDGELSTGQGLATNSVPAPVQENHSSCTPANDTSKRESGGEQEHLALYVCPSQEEELAEVEKGWEEVETERGEEEQEQGLLCEEAEEAELACSMQYDEEELEQLNMMVYLVGDEMSTLLSPPQGQSPAHNPRRAEAGGSSGASSTDASPRRLLGGRGRTGIYIEEEDRVFFMEDLDAAGDSITSISREACSCVASPSKAPESARPVQHKMRPQPDSIRNGWYSETPSEQPCPQPRSQNTLCHNAKLPPCTTTPGSEPLPYTNGWEMGLEGTASETAEVIAHRMGGMKLSATVIFNPRSPSLTELAVDKLLLPRATPSEIEPCSPLVATHCLLNSCVCCGSCEDGHEDAINTETTGLGLGLALGLDKHSKTAAPSTVIQSSACRLPPRGQEPHCKGELTQVTPPSSRSSAEPLEEDSDSQLCEKCLVVAPGPGHHAQDCSSSGGDGPSLCNHQLRTEKRQQASGGRQRDKEMDKDKPGTKDLKRDTKEDGRRSSSFQNSPLSSVSGSDCESVSVTTCSLSSSAYTPSPVSSLTPSSGTSEDPDHQEIQLALEDAKVATRNKIRSRFHSSSDLIHRLFVCISGVADQLQTNYASDLRSILKTLFEVMATKCEEGDNDKQKKAVPVLRSAVLEDCALCQETISSSELAAKAREGQFEDPPDWVPDEACSSCIACKAPFTVIRRKHHCRSCGKIFCSRCSSHSAPLPRYGQVKPVRVCTHCYMFHVTPFYSDKAGI, via the exons ATGCCAGACACT AGGACGGACCCTCAGCTCCTGGCCCAGTTCTACTACGCTGATGAAGAGCTGAACCAGGTGGCCACTGAGCTGGACAGCCTCGATGGCAGGAAGGACCCTCAGAGATGTACCCTGCTGGTCAACCAGTTCCGATCCTGTCAG GACAATGTGTTGAACATTATCAATCAGATCATGGATGAATGTATCCCCAATGACCGGGCCAACAGAGACTTCTGTGTCAAGTTCCCCGAGGAGATCCGTCATGACAACTTGGCAGGGCAACTGTGGTTTGGAGCTGAG TGTTTGGCTGCCGGCTCCATTATCATGAACAGGGAGATAGAGAGTATAGCTATGAGACCCCTGGCCAAGGACCTCACGCGCAGCCTGGAGGAGGTACGCAACATCTCCAGAGACCAGGCCCTGAGAGACCTCAACTTGTACACAGACCGCATGAGGGACGCATTGCGACATTTTGACAGCCTTTTTGCTGAGTTTGAGCTCAG TTATGTGTCAGCCATGGTGCCTGTGAAGTCTCCCAAAGAATACTATGTACAGCAGGAGGTGATTGTGCTCTTCTGCGAGACTGTGGAGAG GGCCCTGAAACTAGGCTATCTCACACAGGACATGATCGATGACTATGAACCTGCATTGATGTTTACAATTCCCAGACTAGCCATTGTGTG tggGCTGGTTGTGTATTCAGAGGGGCCTCTCAACCTACACCGAAAATCAGAGGACATGTCTGAGCTCTTCCGGCCTTTTCGAACtttactgaagaaaatcag AGACCTGCTGCAGACCCTGACTGAAGAGGAGCTGATGACGCTGGAGAGAAACCTGTGTATCTCTCAGGATGGGGAGTTGTCCACAGGCCAGGGTCTGGCTACAAACAGTGTGCCAGCACCAGTCCAAGAGAATCACTCATCCTGCACCCCTGCTAATGACACCTCCAAGCGAGAGAGTGGGGGGGAGCAGGAGCATCTGGCTCTTTATGTCTGTCCCAgccaggaggaggagctggcGGAAGTGGAAAAGGGCTGGGAggaggtggagacagagaggggggaggaggaacaggagcaGGGCCTGCTAtgtgaggaggcagaggaggctgAGCTGGCCTGCTCCATGCAGTACGATGAGGAGGAACTGGAGCAGCTCAACATGATGGTGTACCTCGTAGGAGACGAGATGTCCACCCTGCTGTCACCTCCTCAGGGTCAGTCCCCAGCCCACAATCCCAGAAGAGCAGAGGCAGGAGGCTCCAGTGGGGCCTCCAGCACTGATGCGTCTCCTCGCAGGCTTCTGGGGGGGCGGGGAAGGACAGGCATCTAtatagaggaggaggacagggttttttttatggagGACCTGGATGCGGCAGGAGACAGCATCACCAGCATCTCAAGAGAGGCCTGTAGTTGTGTCGCCTCTCCTTCCAAAGCACCAGAGTCTGCTCGTCCTGTGCAGCACAAGATGCGACCACAGCCAGACTCTATTAGGAACGGCTGGTACTCTGAGACCCCATCAGAGCAACCATGCCCACAGCCACGCAGCCAGAACACACTCTGTCATAATGCAAAGCTCCCACCATGCACCACCACCCCTGGCTCTGAACCTCTGCCTTACACAAACGGATGGGAGATGGGTTTGGAGGGGACAGCTTCTGAAACTGCCGAGGTCATTGCCCACCGTATGGGTGGGATGAAGCTGTCTGCCACGGTCATCTTCAATCCTCGCTCCCCGAGCTTGACGGAACTGGCTGTGgacaagctgctgctgccgcgGGCCACTCCCTCTGAGATTGAGCCCTGCAGCCCTCTGGTGGCCACTCACTGCCTGCTTAACTCGTGTGTCTGCTGTGGGAGCTGTGAGGATGGCCACGAGGATGCCATCAACACTGAGACTACTGGACTCGGCTTAGGGCTCGCCTTGGGATTGGACAAACACTCTAAGACGGCAGCCCCCAGCACTGTCATCCAGTCTTCTGCTTGCCGGTTGCCCCCGCGAGGTCAGGAGCCCCACTGTAAGGGTGAGCTCACCCAGGTGACTCCACCATCTTCCCGCAGCTCTGCAGAGCCGCTGGAAGAGGATTCAGACTCCCAGCTCTGTGAGAAGTGCCTGGTGGTGGCTCCAGGGCCGGGGCATCACGCTCAGGACTGTAGCTCCAGCGGAGGGGATGGACCCTCCCTGTGCAACCACCAGCTGAGGACTGAAAAGAGGCAGCAGGCCAGTGGAGGCCGACAGAGGGATAAGGAGATGGATAAAGACAAGCCAGGAACTAAAGACTTGAAGAGGGACACCAAAGAGGACGGCAGGAGGAGCTCCAG ttttcagaactctcccctcagctctgtgtCAGGTAGTGACTGTGAGAGTGTGTCGGTCACCACATGTAGTCTGTCAAGCAGTGCATATACTCCCAG TCCTGTGAGCAGTCTGACCCCCAGCTCGGGGACGTCAGAAGACCCGGACCATCAGGAGATCCAGCTGGCTCTGGAAGACGCCAAGGTGGCCACCAGGAACAAGATTCGATCACGCTTCCATAGCAGCAGTGACCTCATCCACCGTCTCTTTGTTTGTATATCAG GTGTTGCTGATCAGCTGCAGACCAACTATGCTAGTGACCTTCGCAGCATCCTCAAGACTCTATTTGAAGTCATGGCAACCAAGTGTGAGGAAGGAGACAACGATAAACAAAAGAAAG CAGTTCCGGTTCTCCGTAGTGCTGTGCTGGAGGACTGTGCTCTCTGTCAGGAGACCATTTCTTCATCGGAATTGGCAGCCAAGGCGCGGGAGGGCCAGTTCGAAG ACCCTCCTGACTGGGTCCCTGATGAAGCCTGCAGTTCCTGCATTGCCTGCAAGGCTCCCTTCACTGTCATCCGCAGGAAGCATCACTGTAGGAGCTGTGGAAAG ATCTTCTGCTCTCGTTGCTCCTCCCACTCTGCACCATTGCCCCGATATGGCCAGGTGAAGCCTGTCAGAGTGTGCACGCACTGCTACATGTTTCACGTCACGCCCTTCTACAGCGACAAGGCCGGCATCTGA
- the zfyve28 gene encoding lateral signaling target protein 2 homolog isoform X5 has product MNRFRKWLYKPKRTDPQLLAQFYYADEELNQVATELDSLDGRKDPQRCTLLVNQFRSCQDNVLNIINQIMDECIPNDRANRDFCVKFPEEIRHDNLAGQLWFGAECLAAGSIIMNREIESIAMRPLAKDLTRSLEEVRNISRDQALRDLNLYTDRMRDALRHFDSLFAEFELSYVSAMVPVKSPKEYYVQQEVIVLFCETVERALKLGYLTQDMIDDYEPALMFTIPRLAIVCFQNSPLSSVSGSDCESVSVTTCSLSSSAYTPSPVSSLTPSSGTSEDPDHQEIQLALEDAKVATRNKIRSRFHSSSDLIHRLFVCISGVADQLQTNYASDLRSILKTLFEVMATKCEEGDNDKQKKAVPVLRSAVLEDCALCQETISSSELAAKAREGQFEDPPDWVPDEACSSCIACKAPFTVIRRKHHCRSCGKIFCSRCSSHSAPLPRYGQVKPVRVCTHCYMFHVTPFYSDKAGI; this is encoded by the exons AGGACGGACCCTCAGCTCCTGGCCCAGTTCTACTACGCTGATGAAGAGCTGAACCAGGTGGCCACTGAGCTGGACAGCCTCGATGGCAGGAAGGACCCTCAGAGATGTACCCTGCTGGTCAACCAGTTCCGATCCTGTCAG GACAATGTGTTGAACATTATCAATCAGATCATGGATGAATGTATCCCCAATGACCGGGCCAACAGAGACTTCTGTGTCAAGTTCCCCGAGGAGATCCGTCATGACAACTTGGCAGGGCAACTGTGGTTTGGAGCTGAG TGTTTGGCTGCCGGCTCCATTATCATGAACAGGGAGATAGAGAGTATAGCTATGAGACCCCTGGCCAAGGACCTCACGCGCAGCCTGGAGGAGGTACGCAACATCTCCAGAGACCAGGCCCTGAGAGACCTCAACTTGTACACAGACCGCATGAGGGACGCATTGCGACATTTTGACAGCCTTTTTGCTGAGTTTGAGCTCAG TTATGTGTCAGCCATGGTGCCTGTGAAGTCTCCCAAAGAATACTATGTACAGCAGGAGGTGATTGTGCTCTTCTGCGAGACTGTGGAGAG GGCCCTGAAACTAGGCTATCTCACACAGGACATGATCGATGACTATGAACCTGCATTGATGTTTACAATTCCCAGACTAGCCATTGTGTG ttttcagaactctcccctcagctctgtgtCAGGTAGTGACTGTGAGAGTGTGTCGGTCACCACATGTAGTCTGTCAAGCAGTGCATATACTCCCAG TCCTGTGAGCAGTCTGACCCCCAGCTCGGGGACGTCAGAAGACCCGGACCATCAGGAGATCCAGCTGGCTCTGGAAGACGCCAAGGTGGCCACCAGGAACAAGATTCGATCACGCTTCCATAGCAGCAGTGACCTCATCCACCGTCTCTTTGTTTGTATATCAG GTGTTGCTGATCAGCTGCAGACCAACTATGCTAGTGACCTTCGCAGCATCCTCAAGACTCTATTTGAAGTCATGGCAACCAAGTGTGAGGAAGGAGACAACGATAAACAAAAGAAAG CAGTTCCGGTTCTCCGTAGTGCTGTGCTGGAGGACTGTGCTCTCTGTCAGGAGACCATTTCTTCATCGGAATTGGCAGCCAAGGCGCGGGAGGGCCAGTTCGAAG ACCCTCCTGACTGGGTCCCTGATGAAGCCTGCAGTTCCTGCATTGCCTGCAAGGCTCCCTTCACTGTCATCCGCAGGAAGCATCACTGTAGGAGCTGTGGAAAG ATCTTCTGCTCTCGTTGCTCCTCCCACTCTGCACCATTGCCCCGATATGGCCAGGTGAAGCCTGTCAGAGTGTGCACGCACTGCTACATGTTTCACGTCACGCCCTTCTACAGCGACAAGGCCGGCATCTGA
- the zfyve28 gene encoding lateral signaling target protein 2 homolog isoform X1: MNRFRKWLYKPKRTDPQLLAQFYYADEELNQVATELDSLDGRKDPQRCTLLVNQFRSCQDNVLNIINQIMDECIPNDRANRDFCVKFPEEIRHDNLAGQLWFGAECLAAGSIIMNREIESIAMRPLAKDLTRSLEEVRNISRDQALRDLNLYTDRMRDALRHFDSLFAEFELSYVSAMVPVKSPKEYYVQQEVIVLFCETVERALKLGYLTQDMIDDYEPALMFTIPRLAIVCGLVVYSEGPLNLHRKSEDMSELFRPFRTLLKKIRDLLQTLTEEELMTLERNLCISQDGELSTGQGLATNSVPAPVQENHSSCTPANDTSKRESGGEQEHLALYVCPSQEEELAEVEKGWEEVETERGEEEQEQGLLCEEAEEAELACSMQYDEEELEQLNMMVYLVGDEMSTLLSPPQGQSPAHNPRRAEAGGSSGASSTDASPRRLLGGRGRTGIYIEEEDRVFFMEDLDAAGDSITSISREACSCVASPSKAPESARPVQHKMRPQPDSIRNGWYSETPSEQPCPQPRSQNTLCHNAKLPPCTTTPGSEPLPYTNGWEMGLEGTASETAEVIAHRMGGMKLSATVIFNPRSPSLTELAVDKLLLPRATPSEIEPCSPLVATHCLLNSCVCCGSCEDGHEDAINTETTGLGLGLALGLDKHSKTAAPSTVIQSSACRLPPRGQEPHCKGELTQVTPPSSRSSAEPLEEDSDSQLCEKCLVVAPGPGHHAQDCSSSGGDGPSLCNHQLRTEKRQQASGGRQRDKEMDKDKPGTKDLKRDTKEDGRRSSSFQNSPLSSVSGSDCESVSVTTCSLSSSAYTPSPVSSLTPSSGTSEDPDHQEIQLALEDAKVATRNKIRSRFHSSSDLIHRLFVCISGVADQLQTNYASDLRSILKTLFEVMATKCEEGDNDKQKKAVPVLRSAVLEDCALCQETISSSELAAKAREGQFEDPPDWVPDEACSSCIACKAPFTVIRRKHHCRSCGKIFCSRCSSHSAPLPRYGQVKPVRVCTHCYMFHVTPFYSDKAGI; this comes from the exons AGGACGGACCCTCAGCTCCTGGCCCAGTTCTACTACGCTGATGAAGAGCTGAACCAGGTGGCCACTGAGCTGGACAGCCTCGATGGCAGGAAGGACCCTCAGAGATGTACCCTGCTGGTCAACCAGTTCCGATCCTGTCAG GACAATGTGTTGAACATTATCAATCAGATCATGGATGAATGTATCCCCAATGACCGGGCCAACAGAGACTTCTGTGTCAAGTTCCCCGAGGAGATCCGTCATGACAACTTGGCAGGGCAACTGTGGTTTGGAGCTGAG TGTTTGGCTGCCGGCTCCATTATCATGAACAGGGAGATAGAGAGTATAGCTATGAGACCCCTGGCCAAGGACCTCACGCGCAGCCTGGAGGAGGTACGCAACATCTCCAGAGACCAGGCCCTGAGAGACCTCAACTTGTACACAGACCGCATGAGGGACGCATTGCGACATTTTGACAGCCTTTTTGCTGAGTTTGAGCTCAG TTATGTGTCAGCCATGGTGCCTGTGAAGTCTCCCAAAGAATACTATGTACAGCAGGAGGTGATTGTGCTCTTCTGCGAGACTGTGGAGAG GGCCCTGAAACTAGGCTATCTCACACAGGACATGATCGATGACTATGAACCTGCATTGATGTTTACAATTCCCAGACTAGCCATTGTGTG tggGCTGGTTGTGTATTCAGAGGGGCCTCTCAACCTACACCGAAAATCAGAGGACATGTCTGAGCTCTTCCGGCCTTTTCGAACtttactgaagaaaatcag AGACCTGCTGCAGACCCTGACTGAAGAGGAGCTGATGACGCTGGAGAGAAACCTGTGTATCTCTCAGGATGGGGAGTTGTCCACAGGCCAGGGTCTGGCTACAAACAGTGTGCCAGCACCAGTCCAAGAGAATCACTCATCCTGCACCCCTGCTAATGACACCTCCAAGCGAGAGAGTGGGGGGGAGCAGGAGCATCTGGCTCTTTATGTCTGTCCCAgccaggaggaggagctggcGGAAGTGGAAAAGGGCTGGGAggaggtggagacagagaggggggaggaggaacaggagcaGGGCCTGCTAtgtgaggaggcagaggaggctgAGCTGGCCTGCTCCATGCAGTACGATGAGGAGGAACTGGAGCAGCTCAACATGATGGTGTACCTCGTAGGAGACGAGATGTCCACCCTGCTGTCACCTCCTCAGGGTCAGTCCCCAGCCCACAATCCCAGAAGAGCAGAGGCAGGAGGCTCCAGTGGGGCCTCCAGCACTGATGCGTCTCCTCGCAGGCTTCTGGGGGGGCGGGGAAGGACAGGCATCTAtatagaggaggaggacagggttttttttatggagGACCTGGATGCGGCAGGAGACAGCATCACCAGCATCTCAAGAGAGGCCTGTAGTTGTGTCGCCTCTCCTTCCAAAGCACCAGAGTCTGCTCGTCCTGTGCAGCACAAGATGCGACCACAGCCAGACTCTATTAGGAACGGCTGGTACTCTGAGACCCCATCAGAGCAACCATGCCCACAGCCACGCAGCCAGAACACACTCTGTCATAATGCAAAGCTCCCACCATGCACCACCACCCCTGGCTCTGAACCTCTGCCTTACACAAACGGATGGGAGATGGGTTTGGAGGGGACAGCTTCTGAAACTGCCGAGGTCATTGCCCACCGTATGGGTGGGATGAAGCTGTCTGCCACGGTCATCTTCAATCCTCGCTCCCCGAGCTTGACGGAACTGGCTGTGgacaagctgctgctgccgcgGGCCACTCCCTCTGAGATTGAGCCCTGCAGCCCTCTGGTGGCCACTCACTGCCTGCTTAACTCGTGTGTCTGCTGTGGGAGCTGTGAGGATGGCCACGAGGATGCCATCAACACTGAGACTACTGGACTCGGCTTAGGGCTCGCCTTGGGATTGGACAAACACTCTAAGACGGCAGCCCCCAGCACTGTCATCCAGTCTTCTGCTTGCCGGTTGCCCCCGCGAGGTCAGGAGCCCCACTGTAAGGGTGAGCTCACCCAGGTGACTCCACCATCTTCCCGCAGCTCTGCAGAGCCGCTGGAAGAGGATTCAGACTCCCAGCTCTGTGAGAAGTGCCTGGTGGTGGCTCCAGGGCCGGGGCATCACGCTCAGGACTGTAGCTCCAGCGGAGGGGATGGACCCTCCCTGTGCAACCACCAGCTGAGGACTGAAAAGAGGCAGCAGGCCAGTGGAGGCCGACAGAGGGATAAGGAGATGGATAAAGACAAGCCAGGAACTAAAGACTTGAAGAGGGACACCAAAGAGGACGGCAGGAGGAGCTCCAG ttttcagaactctcccctcagctctgtgtCAGGTAGTGACTGTGAGAGTGTGTCGGTCACCACATGTAGTCTGTCAAGCAGTGCATATACTCCCAG TCCTGTGAGCAGTCTGACCCCCAGCTCGGGGACGTCAGAAGACCCGGACCATCAGGAGATCCAGCTGGCTCTGGAAGACGCCAAGGTGGCCACCAGGAACAAGATTCGATCACGCTTCCATAGCAGCAGTGACCTCATCCACCGTCTCTTTGTTTGTATATCAG GTGTTGCTGATCAGCTGCAGACCAACTATGCTAGTGACCTTCGCAGCATCCTCAAGACTCTATTTGAAGTCATGGCAACCAAGTGTGAGGAAGGAGACAACGATAAACAAAAGAAAG CAGTTCCGGTTCTCCGTAGTGCTGTGCTGGAGGACTGTGCTCTCTGTCAGGAGACCATTTCTTCATCGGAATTGGCAGCCAAGGCGCGGGAGGGCCAGTTCGAAG ACCCTCCTGACTGGGTCCCTGATGAAGCCTGCAGTTCCTGCATTGCCTGCAAGGCTCCCTTCACTGTCATCCGCAGGAAGCATCACTGTAGGAGCTGTGGAAAG ATCTTCTGCTCTCGTTGCTCCTCCCACTCTGCACCATTGCCCCGATATGGCCAGGTGAAGCCTGTCAGAGTGTGCACGCACTGCTACATGTTTCACGTCACGCCCTTCTACAGCGACAAGGCCGGCATCTGA
- the zfyve28 gene encoding lateral signaling target protein 2 homolog isoform X2 has product MNRFRKWLYKPKRTDPQLLAQFYYADEELNQVATELDSLDGRKDPQRCTLLVNQFRSCQDNVLNIINQIMDECIPNDRANRDFCVKFPEEIRHDNLAGQLWFGAECLAAGSIIMNREIESIAMRPLAKDLTRSLEEVRNISRDQALRDLNLYTDRMRDALRHFDSLFAEFELSYVSAMVPVKSPKEYYVQQEVIVLFCETVERALKLGYLTQDMIDDYEPALMFTIPRLAIVCGLVVYSEGPLNLHRKSEDMSELFRPFRTLLKKIRDLLQTLTEEELMTLERNLCISQDGELSTGQGLATNSVPAPVQENHSSCTPANDTSKRESGGEQEHLALYVCPSQEEELAEVEKGWEEVETERGEEEQEQGLLCEEAEEAELACSMQYDEEELEQLNMMVYLVGDEMSTLLSPPQGQSPAHNPRRAEAGGSSGASSTDASPRRLLGGRGRTGIYIEEEDRVFFMEDLDAAGDSITSISREACSCVASPSKAPESARPVQHKMRPQPDSIRNGWYSETPSEQPCPQPRSQNTLCHNAKLPPCTTTPGSEPLPYTNGWEMGLEGTASETAEVIAHRMGGMKLSATVIFNPRSPSLTELAVDKLLLPRATPSEIEPCSPLVATHCLLNSCVCCGSCEDGHEDAINTETTGLGLGLALGLDKHSKTAAPSTVIQSSACRLPPRGQEPHCKGELTQVTPPSSRSSAEPLEEDSDSQLCEKCLVVAPGPGHHAQDCSSSGGDGPSLCNHQLRTEKRQQASGGRQRDKEMDKDKPGTKDLKRDTKEDGRRSSSFQNSPLSSVSGSDCESVSVTTCSLSSSAYTPSPVSSLTPSSGTSEDPDHQEIQLALEDAKVATRNKIRSRFHSSSDLIHRLFVCISGVADQLQTNYASDLRSILKTLFEVMATKCEEGDNDKQKKVPVLRSAVLEDCALCQETISSSELAAKAREGQFEDPPDWVPDEACSSCIACKAPFTVIRRKHHCRSCGKIFCSRCSSHSAPLPRYGQVKPVRVCTHCYMFHVTPFYSDKAGI; this is encoded by the exons AGGACGGACCCTCAGCTCCTGGCCCAGTTCTACTACGCTGATGAAGAGCTGAACCAGGTGGCCACTGAGCTGGACAGCCTCGATGGCAGGAAGGACCCTCAGAGATGTACCCTGCTGGTCAACCAGTTCCGATCCTGTCAG GACAATGTGTTGAACATTATCAATCAGATCATGGATGAATGTATCCCCAATGACCGGGCCAACAGAGACTTCTGTGTCAAGTTCCCCGAGGAGATCCGTCATGACAACTTGGCAGGGCAACTGTGGTTTGGAGCTGAG TGTTTGGCTGCCGGCTCCATTATCATGAACAGGGAGATAGAGAGTATAGCTATGAGACCCCTGGCCAAGGACCTCACGCGCAGCCTGGAGGAGGTACGCAACATCTCCAGAGACCAGGCCCTGAGAGACCTCAACTTGTACACAGACCGCATGAGGGACGCATTGCGACATTTTGACAGCCTTTTTGCTGAGTTTGAGCTCAG TTATGTGTCAGCCATGGTGCCTGTGAAGTCTCCCAAAGAATACTATGTACAGCAGGAGGTGATTGTGCTCTTCTGCGAGACTGTGGAGAG GGCCCTGAAACTAGGCTATCTCACACAGGACATGATCGATGACTATGAACCTGCATTGATGTTTACAATTCCCAGACTAGCCATTGTGTG tggGCTGGTTGTGTATTCAGAGGGGCCTCTCAACCTACACCGAAAATCAGAGGACATGTCTGAGCTCTTCCGGCCTTTTCGAACtttactgaagaaaatcag AGACCTGCTGCAGACCCTGACTGAAGAGGAGCTGATGACGCTGGAGAGAAACCTGTGTATCTCTCAGGATGGGGAGTTGTCCACAGGCCAGGGTCTGGCTACAAACAGTGTGCCAGCACCAGTCCAAGAGAATCACTCATCCTGCACCCCTGCTAATGACACCTCCAAGCGAGAGAGTGGGGGGGAGCAGGAGCATCTGGCTCTTTATGTCTGTCCCAgccaggaggaggagctggcGGAAGTGGAAAAGGGCTGGGAggaggtggagacagagaggggggaggaggaacaggagcaGGGCCTGCTAtgtgaggaggcagaggaggctgAGCTGGCCTGCTCCATGCAGTACGATGAGGAGGAACTGGAGCAGCTCAACATGATGGTGTACCTCGTAGGAGACGAGATGTCCACCCTGCTGTCACCTCCTCAGGGTCAGTCCCCAGCCCACAATCCCAGAAGAGCAGAGGCAGGAGGCTCCAGTGGGGCCTCCAGCACTGATGCGTCTCCTCGCAGGCTTCTGGGGGGGCGGGGAAGGACAGGCATCTAtatagaggaggaggacagggttttttttatggagGACCTGGATGCGGCAGGAGACAGCATCACCAGCATCTCAAGAGAGGCCTGTAGTTGTGTCGCCTCTCCTTCCAAAGCACCAGAGTCTGCTCGTCCTGTGCAGCACAAGATGCGACCACAGCCAGACTCTATTAGGAACGGCTGGTACTCTGAGACCCCATCAGAGCAACCATGCCCACAGCCACGCAGCCAGAACACACTCTGTCATAATGCAAAGCTCCCACCATGCACCACCACCCCTGGCTCTGAACCTCTGCCTTACACAAACGGATGGGAGATGGGTTTGGAGGGGACAGCTTCTGAAACTGCCGAGGTCATTGCCCACCGTATGGGTGGGATGAAGCTGTCTGCCACGGTCATCTTCAATCCTCGCTCCCCGAGCTTGACGGAACTGGCTGTGgacaagctgctgctgccgcgGGCCACTCCCTCTGAGATTGAGCCCTGCAGCCCTCTGGTGGCCACTCACTGCCTGCTTAACTCGTGTGTCTGCTGTGGGAGCTGTGAGGATGGCCACGAGGATGCCATCAACACTGAGACTACTGGACTCGGCTTAGGGCTCGCCTTGGGATTGGACAAACACTCTAAGACGGCAGCCCCCAGCACTGTCATCCAGTCTTCTGCTTGCCGGTTGCCCCCGCGAGGTCAGGAGCCCCACTGTAAGGGTGAGCTCACCCAGGTGACTCCACCATCTTCCCGCAGCTCTGCAGAGCCGCTGGAAGAGGATTCAGACTCCCAGCTCTGTGAGAAGTGCCTGGTGGTGGCTCCAGGGCCGGGGCATCACGCTCAGGACTGTAGCTCCAGCGGAGGGGATGGACCCTCCCTGTGCAACCACCAGCTGAGGACTGAAAAGAGGCAGCAGGCCAGTGGAGGCCGACAGAGGGATAAGGAGATGGATAAAGACAAGCCAGGAACTAAAGACTTGAAGAGGGACACCAAAGAGGACGGCAGGAGGAGCTCCAG ttttcagaactctcccctcagctctgtgtCAGGTAGTGACTGTGAGAGTGTGTCGGTCACCACATGTAGTCTGTCAAGCAGTGCATATACTCCCAG TCCTGTGAGCAGTCTGACCCCCAGCTCGGGGACGTCAGAAGACCCGGACCATCAGGAGATCCAGCTGGCTCTGGAAGACGCCAAGGTGGCCACCAGGAACAAGATTCGATCACGCTTCCATAGCAGCAGTGACCTCATCCACCGTCTCTTTGTTTGTATATCAG GTGTTGCTGATCAGCTGCAGACCAACTATGCTAGTGACCTTCGCAGCATCCTCAAGACTCTATTTGAAGTCATGGCAACCAAGTGTGAGGAAGGAGACAACGATAAACAAAAGAAAG TTCCGGTTCTCCGTAGTGCTGTGCTGGAGGACTGTGCTCTCTGTCAGGAGACCATTTCTTCATCGGAATTGGCAGCCAAGGCGCGGGAGGGCCAGTTCGAAG ACCCTCCTGACTGGGTCCCTGATGAAGCCTGCAGTTCCTGCATTGCCTGCAAGGCTCCCTTCACTGTCATCCGCAGGAAGCATCACTGTAGGAGCTGTGGAAAG ATCTTCTGCTCTCGTTGCTCCTCCCACTCTGCACCATTGCCCCGATATGGCCAGGTGAAGCCTGTCAGAGTGTGCACGCACTGCTACATGTTTCACGTCACGCCCTTCTACAGCGACAAGGCCGGCATCTGA